Proteins from one Myxococcales bacterium genomic window:
- a CDS encoding protein kinase — translation MSDDGRAHDAGQVADTGPRPADPMVGTVLKGTYQVLRRVAEGGMGVVYEGEHVRLKRRVAIKVLLSQYARHPEVLARFRREAEIVGGLGHPHIVQVFDVDETDTKDPFLVMEYLEGETLAERLEREPRLPLAAALRVATQVASALTSTHLKEIVHRDLKPENVFLVKATGEKEFVKVLDFGISKVRGGGPRLTAQNMVIGTPAYMAPEQARGERDVDHRVDQFALSAITYEMLTGQLPFPGEDPVEIMKGVIGADPIPLRKIASWIPEAVENVVLRGLSKKPADRFSTIAEFAAALDRAVTSATATSASERRTVAAPISEAPDPPDAASAPNAASSRSAASSPPKSAEKIGPAGTYSARPSQSVEKIPTSVARNEKPTPPAQSRQLEPARPQRAPSISMIPSKGPLLDEGRMPTAPAPENLVDRVGPVSRRPVTPGPRAGSSEPPAPESRRGRDGQLRLDVPPSVPPYERISRVPSSPPSSPPPESRERALTPAGSGARNAVRAQRALEEARAALKLGRLDEAVEHAEKLLELAVFGKETGVYEVLRAGMPVVDHIFEARVGPLDRTLEITAAARDQKKMNLSSKAAFVLACAEGGVTIQEAIDVSGIPRRDVIRMLAGLMRRGALVPH, via the coding sequence GTGAGCGACGATGGGCGCGCTCACGACGCCGGCCAGGTGGCTGACACGGGGCCGCGACCTGCGGACCCGATGGTCGGCACGGTGCTCAAGGGTACTTACCAGGTGCTGCGCCGAGTCGCGGAAGGCGGCATGGGTGTCGTCTACGAAGGCGAGCACGTGCGCCTCAAACGCCGTGTCGCGATCAAGGTGCTGCTCTCGCAGTACGCGCGTCACCCCGAGGTGCTCGCGCGCTTTCGCCGGGAGGCCGAGATCGTCGGCGGCCTGGGTCATCCGCACATCGTGCAGGTCTTCGACGTCGACGAGACGGATACGAAGGATCCGTTCTTGGTCATGGAGTATCTCGAGGGAGAGACCCTGGCCGAGCGCCTCGAGCGGGAGCCGCGGCTGCCGCTTGCCGCTGCGCTCCGGGTCGCGACGCAGGTGGCGTCGGCCCTGACCAGCACCCACCTCAAGGAGATCGTTCACCGGGACTTGAAACCGGAGAACGTATTTCTGGTCAAGGCGACCGGCGAAAAGGAGTTCGTCAAGGTCCTCGACTTTGGCATCAGCAAGGTGCGCGGCGGCGGCCCGCGGCTGACAGCGCAGAACATGGTGATCGGCACACCCGCGTACATGGCGCCAGAGCAGGCGCGCGGTGAACGAGACGTGGACCACCGGGTCGATCAGTTCGCGCTGTCGGCCATCACCTACGAAATGCTGACGGGCCAGCTGCCGTTCCCCGGGGAAGATCCGGTGGAGATCATGAAGGGCGTGATCGGCGCGGACCCGATCCCATTGCGAAAGATTGCTTCGTGGATCCCCGAGGCCGTCGAGAATGTGGTGCTGCGCGGACTGTCGAAGAAACCGGCGGATCGCTTCTCCACCATCGCCGAGTTCGCGGCGGCGCTCGATCGGGCCGTCACCAGCGCGACCGCCACGTCCGCCAGCGAGCGTCGTACCGTGGCCGCGCCGATTTCCGAGGCGCCGGACCCGCCGGACGCTGCTAGCGCACCCAACGCTGCCAGCTCACGGAGCGCCGCGAGCTCGCCACCGAAATCGGCAGAAAAAATCGGCCCGGCTGGCACCTACAGTGCGCGGCCGAGCCAGTCCGTCGAAAAGATCCCGACCTCCGTCGCTCGCAACGAAAAGCCGACCCCACCGGCGCAGAGCCGGCAGCTGGAGCCCGCGCGTCCCCAGCGGGCGCCGAGCATCTCGATGATCCCGTCCAAGGGCCCGTTGCTGGACGAAGGTCGCATGCCCACTGCGCCCGCGCCAGAGAATCTGGTCGACCGCGTTGGTCCCGTGTCGCGGAGGCCGGTGACGCCCGGACCGCGCGCCGGGAGCTCGGAGCCACCTGCGCCGGAGTCTCGCCGTGGTCGGGACGGGCAGCTGCGCCTCGACGTTCCCCCGAGTGTACCGCCCTACGAGCGGATTTCTCGCGTGCCTTCCTCGCCCCCGAGCTCACCGCCACCAGAGAGCCGCGAACGAGCGCTCACGCCCGCCGGCTCGGGCGCTCGCAACGCCGTGCGCGCGCAGCGAGCGCTCGAAGAGGCGCGCGCCGCGCTCAAGCTGGGTCGCCTCGACGAGGCGGTGGAGCACGCCGAGAAATTGCTGGAGCTGGCCGTGTTCGGCAAGGAGACGGGGGTCTACGAGGTATTGCGTGCCGGCATGCCGGTCGTTGATCACATTTTCGAAGCGCGGGTGGGTCCGCTCGATCGCACCCTCGAAATTACCGCTGCGGCTCGCGATCAGAAGAAGATGAACCTGTCGAGCAAGGCGGCGTTCGTGCTCGCGTGCGCCGAGGGTGGCGTGACAATCCAGGAAGCGATCGATGTCTCGGGCATCCCGCGCCGCGACGTGATCCGTATGCTCGCCGGGCTGATGCGGCGCGGGGCGTTGGTTCCGCACTGA
- a CDS encoding DUF1285 domain-containing protein, whose product MKPADHPEFFRWPAPEGRSRESTIRLDENGHFWHDGARVEHLGMQKAFASWIALHPEDGRFILTNGWDWTYFTVDDVPFFVKGLHIDGDTVQLRLSDDSREELDPTSLSVADNDAVYVRVKQGRFDARFTPEAQTGLGPLLAESDAGEPVLSLAGVRHAIPARRRRRPPESPE is encoded by the coding sequence GTGAAACCCGCCGACCACCCCGAGTTCTTCCGCTGGCCCGCCCCCGAGGGGCGCTCGCGGGAGAGCACCATTCGTCTGGATGAGAACGGACACTTCTGGCACGACGGCGCCCGCGTCGAACACCTCGGCATGCAGAAGGCGTTTGCCTCGTGGATCGCGCTCCACCCCGAAGACGGACGGTTCATCCTGACCAATGGCTGGGACTGGACGTACTTCACTGTCGACGACGTGCCGTTCTTCGTGAAGGGCCTGCACATCGACGGAGACACGGTGCAACTTCGCCTCTCGGACGATAGCCGCGAGGAGCTGGACCCCACATCCCTGTCCGTCGCCGACAACGACGCCGTCTACGTGCGCGTCAAGCAGGGGCGCTTCGACGCGCGCTTCACCCCCGAGGCGCAGACCGGTTTGGGCCCGCTCTTGGCCGAGAGCGACGCCGGTGAGCCCGTGCTCTCGCTGGCCGGTGTTCGCCATGCCATCCCCGCACGGCGCCGACGGCGGCCCCCAGAAAGCCCGGAGTAG
- a CDS encoding D-3-phosphoglycerate dehydrogenase: protein MKVLVADKLNPAALDEMRTLGVEVVYQPEISVDELPAAVKDVNVLVVRGTTVRADAMKAGVMLNLIIRAGAGVRNIDVKTASERGIYVANCPGKNASAVAELTMTLMGCLDRRVPDAVSSLRSGKWAKEEFAKAKGLRGRRLGIVGFGHVGRAVARLAVAYGLDVHAYSRSSIPARAAELGVGWAPNVLELAKRSDILSVHLELSQRTRGIISREVLDALPNGATFVNTADPGLVDWAALTELAPMKDLRVGLDVLPNEPDTRVADYDNPILHAGLVYATPHIGASTDEAQVAIAAETVRILRSFLVKGEVPNVVNIAASTRGRYVLVVRFLDKVGALANVLGVLKRHAINIQELENTVFEGGRAGCAKIRTDTRPSEGCLTEMMAFTDEVLHVDLVTLPNLA, encoded by the coding sequence ATGAAGGTCCTGGTAGCGGACAAGCTCAACCCGGCGGCGCTCGACGAGATGCGGACGCTGGGCGTCGAGGTGGTGTACCAGCCGGAGATCAGCGTCGATGAGCTCCCAGCGGCGGTCAAGGACGTCAACGTTCTCGTCGTGCGCGGCACGACGGTGCGCGCCGACGCGATGAAGGCCGGCGTGATGCTGAACCTGATCATTCGCGCGGGTGCCGGCGTGCGTAACATCGACGTGAAGACCGCGAGTGAGCGCGGCATCTACGTGGCCAACTGCCCAGGCAAGAACGCCTCCGCCGTGGCGGAGCTCACCATGACCCTGATGGGCTGCCTGGATCGGCGTGTGCCGGACGCGGTCAGCAGCTTGCGCTCGGGCAAGTGGGCCAAGGAAGAGTTCGCGAAGGCCAAGGGCCTTCGGGGCCGACGCCTGGGTATCGTCGGGTTCGGACACGTCGGTCGCGCAGTCGCGCGGCTCGCTGTGGCGTATGGGCTCGACGTGCACGCCTACAGTCGCTCGTCGATCCCGGCGCGAGCGGCGGAGCTCGGCGTCGGCTGGGCGCCCAACGTGCTCGAGCTCGCAAAACGCTCCGACATCTTGAGCGTTCACCTCGAGCTCAGCCAGCGGACTCGCGGCATCATCTCGCGGGAGGTGCTCGACGCGCTGCCGAACGGCGCGACCTTCGTGAACACCGCGGACCCCGGTCTCGTTGATTGGGCTGCGCTCACCGAGCTCGCCCCGATGAAGGATCTGCGCGTCGGACTCGACGTGCTGCCGAACGAGCCGGACACACGGGTCGCCGACTACGACAACCCCATCTTGCACGCGGGCCTGGTCTACGCGACGCCCCACATCGGCGCCTCGACGGACGAAGCGCAAGTTGCGATAGCCGCGGAGACTGTGCGAATTTTGCGCAGTTTCTTGGTCAAGGGTGAGGTGCCGAACGTGGTCAACATCGCCGCCTCGACCCGCGGGCGCTACGTGCTCGTGGTGCGCTTCCTGGACAAGGTGGGCGCGCTCGCCAACGTGCTCGGCGTACTGAAGCGTCACGCCATCAACATCCAGGAGCTCGAGAACACCGTGTTCGAGGGCGGCCGCGCAGGCTGCGCCAAGATCCGCACTGACACGCGGCCGAGCGAAGGCTGTCTTACCGAGATGATGGCGTTCACCGACGAAGTGCTGCACGTCGATCTGGTCACTCTGCCGAACCTCGCGTGA
- a CDS encoding ribosome maturation factor RimP, protein MSTIAHDRLPGLDRERMLAAVEPVLRAHGVEGVELIWRTDRSGWLLELTIERPGTRVPGEGVTLALCTDVSRDLSAALDVAEVLTHAYRLEVGSPGLDRALYSGDDYARFAGQTAKLKLREALDGQKVVHGTLHGLNDSGQVELETDKGLCSLELENIESGRLTFSWGGNARKGKSKGKGPARRASGHGR, encoded by the coding sequence ATGTCCACGATAGCCCACGATCGCCTGCCTGGTCTCGACCGCGAGCGAATGCTTGCCGCGGTGGAGCCCGTGCTTCGCGCGCACGGCGTCGAGGGAGTCGAGCTCATCTGGCGGACCGACCGCAGCGGCTGGCTGCTGGAGCTGACCATCGAGCGACCCGGGACGCGCGTGCCGGGTGAAGGCGTGACTCTCGCCCTGTGCACGGACGTATCCCGCGATCTCAGCGCAGCGCTCGACGTCGCCGAGGTCTTGACCCACGCCTATCGGCTCGAGGTTGGATCTCCGGGTCTCGATCGCGCGCTCTACTCCGGCGACGACTACGCGCGCTTTGCGGGTCAGACCGCGAAACTGAAGCTGCGAGAGGCGCTCGACGGGCAAAAGGTGGTCCACGGAACGCTTCACGGGCTCAACGACTCGGGTCAGGTAGAGCTGGAGACCGACAAAGGCCTCTGCTCGCTCGAGCTCGAGAACATCGAAAGCGGGCGCCTCACGTTTTCTTGGGGGGGCAATGCTCGCAAAGGCAAGTCGAAGGGAAAGGGGCCCGCGCGGCGGGCATCCGGCCACGGGCGCTGA